The following are encoded together in the Bacillota bacterium genome:
- the csaB gene encoding polysaccharide pyruvyl transferase CsaB — MLRVAVSGYYGFNNTGDEAILLALVSTLRTLAPGIEITVFSHRPRETRRLYGVKAVNRWNPLSICWALFRSDLLLSGGGGLLQDVTGVRSICYYLGIVLLARLLGKPVIYYAQGVGPIRTRFGRWLTRVVSNRVELITVRDQASREDFLSMGVTRPPIVVTADPALALSPGQVDPEPGEALLADLRAGSEGKGQEKGQNPAPPEEKGRRRRLGIALRDWQDCCRYKREVAAAADRLVREGWEVVLIPFHFPVDLQVCQEVCWLMQEPALLVRSKLSVETLFSLLSRLDLVLAMRLHALIMASVMRTPCVGISYDPKVERFLELTGQPLAGRVADLDAEKIYLAVNDAWERCQEITTRLDQVLVNLRQQAWESASLALSVFYSRFPHRRWEVGRATRRGA, encoded by the coding sequence ATGCTGCGGGTTGCGGTATCTGGTTATTACGGCTTCAACAACACCGGCGACGAGGCGATTCTGCTCGCACTGGTTTCCACCCTGCGCACCCTTGCGCCCGGCATAGAGATTACCGTTTTTTCCCACCGCCCCCGCGAAACCCGCCGGCTTTACGGGGTGAAGGCGGTGAACCGGTGGAACCCCTTGAGCATCTGCTGGGCGCTTTTTCGTTCCGATCTTCTGCTCAGCGGCGGCGGCGGTCTGCTCCAGGATGTCACGGGGGTGCGGAGCATCTGCTACTATTTGGGGATCGTCCTGCTGGCCAGGCTCCTGGGGAAGCCCGTGATCTACTACGCCCAGGGGGTGGGCCCCATCAGGACGCGCTTCGGCCGCTGGCTCACCCGGGTGGTCTCCAACCGGGTGGAGCTCATCACCGTCCGCGACCAGGCGTCGCGGGAGGACTTTTTATCAATGGGGGTCACCCGCCCCCCCATCGTGGTGACGGCCGACCCCGCGCTTGCCTTGAGTCCCGGCCAGGTGGACCCGGAGCCGGGGGAAGCCCTGCTCGCCGACCTGCGCGCCGGGAGCGAAGGGAAGGGGCAGGAAAAAGGGCAGAATCCTGCGCCGCCGGAAGAGAAAGGGAGGAGGCGCCGCCTGGGCATTGCCCTCCGCGACTGGCAGGACTGCTGCCGGTACAAGCGGGAAGTGGCCGCTGCCGCCGACCGCCTCGTCCGGGAGGGATGGGAGGTTGTCCTGATTCCCTTTCACTTCCCCGTCGACCTCCAGGTGTGCCAGGAGGTTTGCTGGCTGATGCAGGAGCCCGCCCTGCTGGTGCGGTCGAAGCTCTCCGTGGAGACCCTCTTCAGCCTGCTCAGCCGGCTGGATCTGGTGCTTGCCATGCGCCTCCACGCCCTGATCATGGCGTCGGTGATGCGGACGCCGTGCGTCGGGATCTCCTACGACCCCAAGGTCGAGAGGTTTCTCGAACTGACGGGGCAGCCCCTCGCAGGGAGGGTGGCGGACCTGGATGCCGAAAAGATCTACCTGGCCGTGAACGACGCCTGGGAGCGGTGCCAGGAAATCACGACCCGCCTCGACCAGGTTCTCGTGAACCTGAGGCAGCAGGCCTGGGAGAGCGCCAGCCTGGCGCTAAGTGTTTTTTACTCCCGTTTCCCCCACAGGCGTTGGGAGGTGGGCCGCGCCACCCGGCGCGGGGCCTGA